TGTGTTAGAAATGCTATTAGATTGGCAGTTTCTTAAAATGTACAAGTCTAAAAGCCAATCAAGGGGGGAAAATGATATGTTCAAACATTTCCAATAAGACAGCTTAATGATGTGTCATGTGCGAATACTGAATAGTAATGAACAATTAGTAATTAATTTCAGATCTTGCCGATTAAAAAATGCTTACAAGAGAGGGGAGAGAGACAGCATGAAGTGGGAACAAACATTTGATTCAAACATCTCTTACATCAAAAATGTGTTTCTTATGCAATCGATAAATAAACATATTCAAAGATTATGTTTAGTCCCTGCACTTGAAGatgaataattgttttttacGTAAAAGATACTTTGTTTCAtctttttataaacaaaaatactaAACACAAGCACTTAGATCTTATAAGATCAGAACAGAGCACTAAACTTGATCCTTCTTAATAATTCCACGCATCACAAAGGCTTAAATAGCAGTTTCAACATCACTACCATCAGTCCATCACCATCAACACCATCATCGTCATATTAATATTCTTCCAATACCCaagttaaccaaaaaaaatatgaataaaatatgcTACAAGAGCACAAGTACAAATCTTGGTGATAAAATAACCGATGGGAAACAAAATggagaaaacagaaaaaaaaaaacagatatagAAACTGAATGAAAGAGAAGGAAAAACAAATATAGCTTGAAGTGTGGGTGAGATCCTCCATAAAAGAccctaatttgttttttttataagaatGGCAATGcaaaaagataattaattaatGAGGATGATGATGTTGCTGAAGATAGTTGGTAATGAATTTAAAGAAGActgtaaataaaattataaacaaaaataataaaaataaagaaccaAACCAAGAACAGATACTCCATTTTCTTCCCTTTCACACTTTGCATATGAAATCAAGATTGTTGATTTATTCTTTCTCTGCCCCTGGATTAATTGGAACCAAACATCAAAACATGATCCGAGAagaacccaaaaataaaaataaagagataacacaagaagaagaaaagagaagctTACACAATGAAAGATCTCAGACATGGCAACCAAAGCAATTGCAGGATTTGGGAGTGAAGGAACAATAACCAAAGGGTCTATTTGGGATGTTGCAGTTAATTGCAAAGCAACAAGGTAGAGGTAGGCAAGCTCCTTTTACACCTCCACAACAAGTGCAAACTGAACATATCTGGAAACTCCCAAGCTTCCTTCTTGTTTCATTCATTACCATAAACTTCTCCTCCATTAATGGCTCCATTCTCACCTCTCCTCCTTTTTTTTTAGATTGTGCTGTTAGCTCATTTGCCTTTAAAAATTCCACATAAATTCTCATCAGAGCCCAGAACATATAATCTTAATAAATACCCATTTTCTAATgtgaaataaagtttaaaactattttttggttgaaaatattatttataaagtttaaaacttgAAACCAGCTTAAGGTTTACACAAACCAAGGTTCAATTTCTCAGGTAATATCAGAAACACCCAAATGAAAACATGAAGTGAATGGGATCTAAATCAAGAAGACGAGGAAATGGTAAGATATGAGAAGAAAGACACTCACCTGGAGACTGAAAGTGACGAAGACTGAGAAGCAAAGAAGCAGCAGAACAATAGAGATCTTAGATTCTTCTAAAgctctcatcttcttttttttttcttttttttcttctttcgtTGTGAAAGAGTTGTGTTTTTTTAGTAAAGTAGCTAATGACTtaattttttctcttctttcactTTCGCCTTCTTCGTCCTCAACTCTCTCGAGCTACTTTTTTCAATTATTTGGttaacatttattattatttgtcgagaaaatgttttgttttgtgagTGAGTGAGCGAGCGAAGAATATGTGGGGTCCTTATTTATTATTCTGTATTTACCACACAAATATCGAATCGTAGGCTATGAATGTATAGTGCGGTTGACATGCGGAACGGACTAGACCGCAATTAAAGTCACCATTCAAActtataattttgatatatgtacaacagaaaattaaataatataaaaatgaaatggAACCTGGGCGGTTCACACACATAAAGAACTCAGTGGAACGCCATGCACATTTGACTACAGCAAATGAGGTGCATTTCAATCATTTCAAAGTGCGgttctttgtcttttttttttgtttaactctgtttttgttatttactttttagttgataataaaatattttaaaaattgtttaaattaacACATTATCCAgcaaatttatatgaatattcaGAAAACTAGTTATACTCTCAaacatttcttttaaataacaATCCTTCCGTTTAATAATACACTAAATCTTGACTCTTTgcatacatattaaaattttaccattcaaaataatattgaaaatataatttaaaactaatttatttaattataaataaaatagtaaaaacatTATCATTAACTACACAGCTTTTGATAAAATTACAGTTATCTATAAATGTTAAAACATCATCTATCGTAAAACAACAACAATTACATAAAACATCATCTACattgaaacagagagattactaaaatatgtttttcagatatataaaggatttttgaaaattaaataaaatagttgtttaaattatattagtattactgatttcttaatttataatttttataaattaaataaatactttcatatattttaacttaattttgtttaaacacAACTAGCgcaattataattaaaaaaaataattggatATAAATCTCAGTTATagcatattaattttttttatacaaaCCGCAGTTAAACCGTACTGCAGTATCCAATCTGCTTGTCCTGCACCGCTTAGTACGTTATTACCATTCGCATATCTTTTAAACAGCTTCTTTTAGACGGACCACACTTGTCCTGCAATATGCGTTTTTCGAACACAGACCGCAATTAAACC
The sequence above is drawn from the Raphanus sativus cultivar WK10039 chromosome 7, ASM80110v3, whole genome shotgun sequence genome and encodes:
- the LOC108814900 gene encoding uncharacterized protein LOC108814900, translating into MRALEESKISIVLLLLCFSVFVTFSLQANELTAQSKKKGGEVRMEPLMEEKFMVMNETRRKLGSFQICSVCTCCGGVKGACLPLPCCFAINCNIPNRPFGYCSFTPKSCNCFGCHV